The Streptomyces sp. NBC_00775 genome includes the window AGTAGATGACCTTCTCGAGGTCCTTCGGGGCGAGGTCGAGCAGGTAGCCCAGCCGCGACGGAACGCCCTTGAAGTACCAGATGTGGGTGACAGGAGCGGCCAGCTCGATGTGGCCCATCCGCTCACGACGCACCTTGGCGCGAGTGACCTCGACGCCACAGCGCTCACAGATGATGCCCTTGAAGCGGACGCGCTTGTACTTGCCGCAGTAGCACTCCCAGTCCCGGGTCGGACCGAAGATCTTCTCGCAGAAGAGTCCGTCCTTTTCGGGCTTGAGGGTGCGGTAGTTGATGGTCTCGGGCTTCTTGACCTCGCCGTGGCTCCACTGACGGATGTCGTCAGCGGTGGCCAGACCGATCCGGAGCTCATCGAAGAAGTTGACGTCGAGCACTATGCGTCAATCCCTCTCAGGGTTGTAAGTCTTAGGGGTCTGATACGGGGGTCCTGGGGCCGGCGGGCCTTGATCACCTTTTCCACAGGTGGCCAAGGCCCGGCCGGACTCCCGTCAGACCTCTTCGACGCTGCTCGGCTCGCGCCGGGACAGGTCGATGCCGAGCTCCTCCGCCGCGCGGAAGACGTCCTCGTCGGTGTCACGCATTTCGATGGACATACCGTCGCTGGACAGCACCTCCACGTTGAGGCACAGAGACTGCATCTCCTTGATGAGCACCTTGAAGGACTCGGGGATGCCGGGCTCAGGGATGTTCTCGCCCTTGACGATGGCCTCGTAGACCTTCACGCGGCCGGTCACGTCGTCGGACTTGATGGTCAGCAGCTCCTGGAGGGCGTACGCGGCGCCATAAGCCTCCAGCGCCCACACCTCCATCTCACCGAAGCGCTGGCCACCGAACTGGGCCTTACCACCCAGCGGCTGCTGGGTGATCATCGAGTACGGACCGGTCGACCGAGCGTGCAGCTTGTCGTCGACCAGGTGGTGGAGCTTGAGGATGTACATGTAGCCGACGGAGACGGGCTCCGGGAACGGCTCGCCGGAGCGGCCGTCGAACAGCGGGGCCTTGCCGGTCGGGAGGACCATGCGCGAGCCGTCGCGGTTCGGGATGGTGTGCTGCAGCAGACCCGCGAGCTCGTCCTCACGCGCACCGTCGAAGACGGGGGTGGCGACGTTGGTGCCCGGGGCGACCTGGTCGGCACCAATGGCCTGCAGGCGCTGCGCCCAGTCGTCGGCGAGACCGGAGACGTCCCAGCCGCGGCTGGCGAGCCAGCCGAGGTGGATCTCCAGAACCTGTCCCGGGTTCATTCGGGACGGCACACCGAGCGGGTTGAGGATGATGTCGACCGGGGTCCCGTCCTCGAGGAACGGCATGTCCTCGATGGGCAGGATCTTGGAGATGACACCCTTGTTGCCGTGGCGGCCGGCGAGCTTGTCACCGTCCGTGATCTTGCGCTTCTGCGCCACGTAGACACGAACCAGCTGGTTCACGCCCGGCGGCAGCTCGTCGCCCTCTTCACGGTCGAAGACGCGGACGCCGATGACCTTGCCGATCTCGCCGTGCGGCACCTTCAGCGAGGTGTCGCGCACCTCGCGTGCCTTCTCACCGAAGATCGCACGGAGCAGACGCTCCTCCGGGGTCAGCTCGGTCTCACCCTTGGGCGTGACCTTGCCGACCAGGATGTCGCCGGCGACGACCTCGGCACCGATGCGGATGATGCCGCGCTCGTCGAGGTCGGCGAGGACCTCTTCGGAGACGTTCGGGATGTCCCGGGTGATCTCCTCGGGGCCGAGCTTGGTGTCACGGGCGTCGACCTCGTGCTCCTCGATGTGGATCGAGGAGAGGACGTCGTCCTGCACGAGGCGCTGCGACAGGATGATCGCGTCCTCGTAGTTGTGACCCTCCCACGGCATGAACGCCACGAGCAGGTTCTTGCCGAGCGCCATCTCGCCGTCCTCGGTCGCGGGACCGTCGGCCAGGACCTGGCCTTCGATCACGCGGGCGCCCTCGTCCACGACAACCTTCTGGTTGACGGAGGTGCCCTGGTTCGAGCGGGAGAACTTGTGCAGGCGGTACGTGGTGTACGTGCCGTCGTCGTTGGCGGTGGTGACGTAGTCCGCGGAGACCTCCTGGACCACACCGTCCTTCTCCGACTTGAGTACGTCGCCGGCGTCGACGGCGCAGCGGTACTCCATGCCGGTGCCGACGAGCGGCGCCTCGGACTTAATCAGCGGCACGGCCTGACGCATCATGTTCGCGCCCATGAGGGCACGGTTGGCGTCGTCGTGCTCGAGGAACGGGATCATGGCGGTCGCGACCGACACCATCTGGCGCGGGGAGACGTCCATGTAGTCGACGTCGTCACCGGGGACGTAGTCGACCTCTCCGCCACGACGGCGGACCAGGACGCGGGACTCCTCGAAGCGGAGCTCGTCCGTCAGCGGCGCGTTGGCCTGCGCGATGACGAATCGGTCCTCTTCGTCGGCCGTGAGGTAGTCGACCTCGTCGGTGACGACGCCGCCGGTGACCTTGCGGTACGGGGTCTCGACGAAACCGAACGCGTTGACCCGGCCGTAGGAGGCGAGCGAGCCGATCAGACCGATGTTCGGGCCTTCAGGGGTCTCGATCGGGCACATGCGGCCGTAGTGCGACGGGTGCACGTCACGGACCTCGAAGCCGGCCCGCTCACGGGAGAGACCACCCGGGCCAAGCGCCGACAGACGGCGCTTGTGGGTGAGACCCGACAGCGGGTTGTTCTGGTCCATGAACTGCGACAGCTGGCTGGTGCCGAAGAACTCCTTGATGGAGGCGACGACCGGCCGGATGTTGATCAGGGTCTGCGGCGTGATCGCCTCGACGTCCTGGGTCGTCATGCGCTCGCGGACGACGCGCTCCATACGAGCCAGACCCGTGCGGACCTGGTTCTGGATGAGCTCGCCGACGTTGCGCAGACGACGGTTGCCGAAGTGGTCGATGTCGTCGGTCTCGACGACGATCGAGGCGCCGTTGTCACCAACGGTCTCGGTCTCACCGGCGTGCAGCTTCACCAGGTACTTGATCGACGAGATGATGTCCTCGACGGTCAGGATCCCGGCGTCCAGCGGCGCTTCGCTGCCGAGCTTCTTGTTCACCTTGTAGCGGCCGACCTTCGCGAGGTCGTAGCGCTTCGGGTTGAAGTAGAGGTTCTCGAGCAGCGTCTGCGCAGCCTCACGCGTCGGGGGCTCGCCCGGACGCAGCTTGCGGTAGATGTCGAGCAGCGCGTCGTCCTGGCCCTGGGTGTGGTCCTTCTCCAGGGTGGCGCGCATGGACTCGTACTCGCCGAACTCCTCGAGGATCTGCTCGGTCGTCCAACCGAGAGCCTTGAGCAGGACGGTGACGGACTGCTTGCGCTTGCGGTCGATGCGGACACCGACCATGTCGCGCTTGTCGATCTCCATCTCCAGCCAGGCACCCCGGGACGGGATGACCTTCGTGGAGAAGATGTCCTTGTCGGACGTCTTGTCGATGGAGGAGTCGAAGTAGACGCCCGGCGAGCGGACGAGCTGCGACACCACGACACGCTCGGTGCCGTTGATGACGAAGGTGCCCTTGTTGGTCATGAGCGGGAAGTCGCCCATGAAGACCGTCTGGGACTTGATCTCGCCGGTCTCGTTGTTGGTGAACTCAGC containing:
- the rpoB gene encoding DNA-directed RNA polymerase subunit beta; this translates as MAASRTASTANTNNGASTAPLRISFAKIKEPLEVPNLLALQTESFDWLLGNDAWKARVEAALDSGQDVPTKSGLEEIFEEISPIEDFSGSMSLTFRDHRFEPPKNSIDECKDRDFTFAAPLFVTAEFTNNETGEIKSQTVFMGDFPLMTNKGTFVINGTERVVVSQLVRSPGVYFDSSIDKTSDKDIFSTKVIPSRGAWLEMEIDKRDMVGVRIDRKRKQSVTVLLKALGWTTEQILEEFGEYESMRATLEKDHTQGQDDALLDIYRKLRPGEPPTREAAQTLLENLYFNPKRYDLAKVGRYKVNKKLGSEAPLDAGILTVEDIISSIKYLVKLHAGETETVGDNGASIVVETDDIDHFGNRRLRNVGELIQNQVRTGLARMERVVRERMTTQDVEAITPQTLINIRPVVASIKEFFGTSQLSQFMDQNNPLSGLTHKRRLSALGPGGLSRERAGFEVRDVHPSHYGRMCPIETPEGPNIGLIGSLASYGRVNAFGFVETPYRKVTGGVVTDEVDYLTADEEDRFVIAQANAPLTDELRFEESRVLVRRRGGEVDYVPGDDVDYMDVSPRQMVSVATAMIPFLEHDDANRALMGANMMRQAVPLIKSEAPLVGTGMEYRCAVDAGDVLKSEKDGVVQEVSADYVTTANDDGTYTTYRLHKFSRSNQGTSVNQKVVVDEGARVIEGQVLADGPATEDGEMALGKNLLVAFMPWEGHNYEDAIILSQRLVQDDVLSSIHIEEHEVDARDTKLGPEEITRDIPNVSEEVLADLDERGIIRIGAEVVAGDILVGKVTPKGETELTPEERLLRAIFGEKAREVRDTSLKVPHGEIGKVIGVRVFDREEGDELPPGVNQLVRVYVAQKRKITDGDKLAGRHGNKGVISKILPIEDMPFLEDGTPVDIILNPLGVPSRMNPGQVLEIHLGWLASRGWDVSGLADDWAQRLQAIGADQVAPGTNVATPVFDGAREDELAGLLQHTIPNRDGSRMVLPTGKAPLFDGRSGEPFPEPVSVGYMYILKLHHLVDDKLHARSTGPYSMITQQPLGGKAQFGGQRFGEMEVWALEAYGAAYALQELLTIKSDDVTGRVKVYEAIVKGENIPEPGIPESFKVLIKEMQSLCLNVEVLSSDGMSIEMRDTDEDVFRAAEELGIDLSRREPSSVEEV